A genomic stretch from Bos javanicus breed banteng chromosome 29, ARS-OSU_banteng_1.0, whole genome shotgun sequence includes:
- the SAXO4 gene encoding stabilizer of axonemal microtubules 4 isoform X2, which yields MMGKLPLGVVSPYVKMSSGGCTDPLKFYATSYCTAYGREDFKPRVGSHRGTGYKSNYRPVVSYQPHLDALDNTATGEQGCNNFQTVTSQSYRPLEVSDGTHPLPWNLHQTNSGYSREKASAVTPIKEVRKVHFDTQDYGPQAITGLEPKDAPLLHQQQNKGSLEWENAGHGPRFMTSEYNSKYLKEPSHQPDLLQKNSIGAKEETGFTEESNKNPIVFQPPSQALPGDPVLLPGRSVTKSDFLPISHPHGDEFLPVLARGSERETGFSRVNERTLNPRVPPPCPEPSSMNHWQFQSPQRMQQTNVALLGRETVGNKEPSGFSLNNPSYVRSPYDPDMDNRYLTTYNQGYFENIPKGLDREGWTRGGLQPQKPGGYALNQPVTRLEATPTPTESLRRLHPHVGRTLISADPFYRTAPPSGHVSRFTAPN from the exons ATGATGGGAAAACTCCCCCTGGGGGTTGTCTCCCCTTATGTGAAGATGAGTTCGGGGGGCTGCACAGACCCTCTGAAATTCTACGCCACCAGCTACTGTACAGCCTACG GTCGGGAGGATTTCAAGCCCCGCGTGGGCAGTCACAGAGGCACAGGCTACAAATCAAATTACCGGCCTGTGGTCTCCTATCAACCGCATCTCGATGCCCTGGATAACACGGCCACGGG GGAACAAGGCTGCAACAATTTCCAGACCGTGACCAGTCAGAGTTACCGCCCCCTGGAGGTGTCCGATGGCACACACCCACTGCCCTGGAACTTGCACCAGACCAACTCTGGCTACTCTCGGGAGAAAGCCAGTGCGGTCACCCCCATCAAGGAG gtCAGGAAGGTCCATTTTGACACCCAGGACTATGGGCCCCAGgccatcacggggctggagcccAAGGATGCGCCCCTGCTCCACCAGCAGCAGAACAAGGGATCGCTGGAGTGGGAGAACGCGGGACAT GGCCCCCGCTTTATGACTTCCGAGTATAATTCCAAGTATCTCAAGGAGCCGTCACATCAGCCGG ATCTCTTGCAGAAGAATTCAATTGGTGCCAAGGAGGAGACTGGCTTCACCGAAGAGTCCAACAAGAACCCCATCGTCTTCCAGCCGCCCTCCCAGGCCCTTCCTGGAGACCCA GTCCTCCTCCCTGGCCGGAGTGTCACCAAGTCGGACTTTCTCCCCATTTCCCACCCTCAT GGGGATGAGTTCTTGCCAGTGCTGGCCAGAGGCTCCGAGCGGGAGACGGGCTTCAGCCGAGTGAATGAGAGGACCCTGAATCCCAGA gtgccccctccctgcccagaaCCCAGCAGCATGAACCATTGGCAATTCCAGTCTCCCCAGAGGATGCAACAGACAAATGTTGCCCTGCTTGGCCGGGAGACCGTGGGCAACAAG GAGCCCTCAGGGTTCAGCCTTAACAACCCCAGCTACGTCCGGAGCCCCTATGACCCTGACATGGATAATCGCTACCTGACCACCTACAACCAAGG ATACTTCGAGAACATCCCCAAGGGCCTGGACCGCGAGGGCTGGACTCGAGGTGGCCTGCAGCCCCAGAAGCCAGGAGGCTATGCCCTCAACCAGCCGGTCACCCGCCTGgaggccacccccacccccacggaGAGCCTGAGGCGCCTGCACCCTCACGTGGGCAG AACCCTGATCTCTGCGGACCCCTTCTACCGAACTGCGCCTCCCAGTGGCCACGTGAGCCGCTTCACTGCACCCAACTGA
- the SAXO4 gene encoding stabilizer of axonemal microtubules 4 isoform X1: MMGKLPLGVVSPYVKMSSGGCTDPLKFYATSYCTAYGREDFKPRVGSHRGTGYKSNYRPVVSYQPHLDALDNTATGYSLSNPSSPPAFPGLSPQGHRTSSDQLQPLCLGSGVLGDSGTGPQPGTQREQGCNNFQTVTSQSYRPLEVSDGTHPLPWNLHQTNSGYSREKASAVTPIKEVRKVHFDTQDYGPQAITGLEPKDAPLLHQQQNKGSLEWENAGHGPRFMTSEYNSKYLKEPSHQPDLLQKNSIGAKEETGFTEESNKNPIVFQPPSQALPGDPVLLPGRSVTKSDFLPISHPHGDEFLPVLARGSERETGFSRVNERTLNPRVPPPCPEPSSMNHWQFQSPQRMQQTNVALLGRETVGNKEPSGFSLNNPSYVRSPYDPDMDNRYLTTYNQGYFENIPKGLDREGWTRGGLQPQKPGGYALNQPVTRLEATPTPTESLRRLHPHVGRTLISADPFYRTAPPSGHVSRFTAPN, encoded by the exons ATGATGGGAAAACTCCCCCTGGGGGTTGTCTCCCCTTATGTGAAGATGAGTTCGGGGGGCTGCACAGACCCTCTGAAATTCTACGCCACCAGCTACTGTACAGCCTACG GTCGGGAGGATTTCAAGCCCCGCGTGGGCAGTCACAGAGGCACAGGCTACAAATCAAATTACCGGCCTGTGGTCTCCTATCAACCGCATCTCGATGCCCTGGATAACACGGCCACGGGGTACAGTCTGTCCAACCCCTCCTCACCCCCTGCCTTCCCAGGCCTTAGCCCTCAGGGCCATCGGACCTCATCAGACCAACTCCAGCCTCTGTGCCTGGGGTCTGGGGTCCTGGGGGACTCAGGGACTGGTCCTCAGCCTGGGACCCAAAG GGAACAAGGCTGCAACAATTTCCAGACCGTGACCAGTCAGAGTTACCGCCCCCTGGAGGTGTCCGATGGCACACACCCACTGCCCTGGAACTTGCACCAGACCAACTCTGGCTACTCTCGGGAGAAAGCCAGTGCGGTCACCCCCATCAAGGAG gtCAGGAAGGTCCATTTTGACACCCAGGACTATGGGCCCCAGgccatcacggggctggagcccAAGGATGCGCCCCTGCTCCACCAGCAGCAGAACAAGGGATCGCTGGAGTGGGAGAACGCGGGACAT GGCCCCCGCTTTATGACTTCCGAGTATAATTCCAAGTATCTCAAGGAGCCGTCACATCAGCCGG ATCTCTTGCAGAAGAATTCAATTGGTGCCAAGGAGGAGACTGGCTTCACCGAAGAGTCCAACAAGAACCCCATCGTCTTCCAGCCGCCCTCCCAGGCCCTTCCTGGAGACCCA GTCCTCCTCCCTGGCCGGAGTGTCACCAAGTCGGACTTTCTCCCCATTTCCCACCCTCAT GGGGATGAGTTCTTGCCAGTGCTGGCCAGAGGCTCCGAGCGGGAGACGGGCTTCAGCCGAGTGAATGAGAGGACCCTGAATCCCAGA gtgccccctccctgcccagaaCCCAGCAGCATGAACCATTGGCAATTCCAGTCTCCCCAGAGGATGCAACAGACAAATGTTGCCCTGCTTGGCCGGGAGACCGTGGGCAACAAG GAGCCCTCAGGGTTCAGCCTTAACAACCCCAGCTACGTCCGGAGCCCCTATGACCCTGACATGGATAATCGCTACCTGACCACCTACAACCAAGG ATACTTCGAGAACATCCCCAAGGGCCTGGACCGCGAGGGCTGGACTCGAGGTGGCCTGCAGCCCCAGAAGCCAGGAGGCTATGCCCTCAACCAGCCGGTCACCCGCCTGgaggccacccccacccccacggaGAGCCTGAGGCGCCTGCACCCTCACGTGGGCAG AACCCTGATCTCTGCGGACCCCTTCTACCGAACTGCGCCTCCCAGTGGCCACGTGAGCCGCTTCACTGCACCCAACTGA